The following DNA comes from Candidatus Acidulodesulfobacterium acidiphilum.
TAAAATTTTCGTATCTTTGTTGGTGAAATCTTCGGTAAATTTTATCGAATTTTTATCGGCAAATTCTATTATCTCGGATTTTGAATGGTTTATAAGCGGCCTTATTACCTGTCCGTATTTGGCTTGAAAACCGGATATAGCTCCTGCTCCTGCTCCTGTAATAAGCCTCATAATTACGTTTTCCGCAAAATCGTCTGAATGGTGGGCAACCGCAATTTTTGGGGCATTAAAATCGCGCGCCGTTTTTAATAAAAAATTATACCGCAAAATTCTCGCAGTTTCTTCAAGATTTAATTTATTTTCTTTTGCGTATAATTTTACGTCGCCGCTTCCGAAATAAAAAGGTATGGAAAGATTTTTACATAAATCTTTTATGAATATTACGTCTTGTCCTGAATCCGGCCTTATTTTATGGTCGAATGAAGCGCAGGCGATGGATATTCCTAAATAATGCCTTAATTCATAAAGCGAAAAAAGCAGAACGGACGAATCCACCCCGCCGCTTACCGCAACCACGACCCTTTCTCCCCAAGCGAGAAGGTTAAAACTTCTTACGGTTTTAATTAATTTATCGAGGAAAGAAGAGCTGATTTTATCCAATTTATAAAATTACTAAAAGTTATCCGTCAAACGTGAATATTTATATTGCCGTTTGACTCCTGAACAGTAACCGAGGGCGGAGCATTAGGCAGTTTTATTTTTATTGGCGGAGCGTTCTGAATAATCTGCTGATAATTAGTATCTATTGTACTGGCAGGCGTAGAAGTAATGCCGGTAACCGCCATAACAAAATCTCCTTCGCTTTATTTAATGATTTAATATTATACAATAAGTTTAAACATTAAAATGTATCTGTATAAATTTTATAAATTATTTCAAAAAATTTCAACCAAATTTTTAATTATGCTTTTTCAGAATTATCGAACGAAATTTCAAAATAGGTTCTTTTTTCTATCATGGTGTGTACGGGGCATCTTTGTGAAACCCTCTGAAGCTCTTCTATCTGGTCGTCGTCTAAATTTCCTATAAATTTTATCTTTTTTTCAATTTTATGAACATAACCCCTTTCATCGTCTATTTCAACCCCCGATTCTTTTAGTTCTTCTACTCTGACCCTTTTGTGCGTAAGATTTATCTCTACGCCCTGCAGGTCGTACTTCATTCTTTTTGCAAACATCATAAGTACGGAAATAGTACACGAACCTTCCCCTCCAAGCACAAGCTCTATTGGATTAATCGCAAGTTCGTCGCCACCCGAAGCCTCCGGCTCGTCCGTGATTATCGTATGTTTTTCCGTAATTATCTGATTTTGCAAATTATTTAAATGCTTAACTTTGACGTTGACTAATTCTGCTTCGTTCAATTCTTTTTCTCCTTATTCGCCTTTAGTATTCCAGCAATTCCTTTCTTACCCTGTTTACGTCGACGGCGTTAAGCTCAAAAGGAAAACTTCTTATATTTTTTGGAGAAGAGTCGCCGAAAGGCCTGTTGCAGGCGGAAATTTCGGTTCTGCCTGGACAGCCGGTAGTCTGGAAAGCTGCGCCTCTTTCTACTATTTCCGCTATGTTTTTAAACGGTATTCCGAAATCTATTATTTTTCCGCTTTCGTCAAATTTCATATCGTCTGCTCTTCCCAAATCGTAGTCGATTATATGTCTTGCGACCTGAATTCTTCTATACTGGCCTGCGGGACATTGAGGGTGGTTTTCTAATTTAGAACCCTTTTCTTGATAAAAAGAAAAAAGATGCGACCTTGCGCCTTTATCTCTTACCGACTGTATTCTTTCCGCCATTTCTTTCTCCGTTTCTCCAAGTCCTACGACAAGGTGGCATCCGACTTTATTTTTGCCGAAAACGGAAACCGAATATTTCAGTATATCGTTATATTTCTCCCATCTGTGAGGACCTCCGACGCCTCTGCCCCTGTACTCGTCGAACAACTCCGGCGTCGCGGCATCTAACGCCACGGTAACCATATCCGCTCCGTATTCTTTAAATCTGTCTATATCTCCGTGTTTTAATATAGTCGGGGTCATAAGTATAGAAACGGGACAGTGCAGTTCGCCCGAAAATCTTCTTAAAATAGTAAAAGTGTCGTCTTTTGCCTTTTCGTGCGTTATCATGGAAATACAAATCCTATCCACTATTTTTTTCTTTTTTAAAGTCGATTCTATTATGTCGTCTGTTTTAAACGCCGGCCAATCTACCCTTATAAAACTCTTATCGTTATATCCTCCTTCTCTCGATTTTTGAAGTCCGCAGTAAGCGCAATTTGCCCTGCAGCCTTCTTCGTAAGTCAAAAGAACGTTTATGCAATGGAGGCAGGCATTGCGGTAAAAAATACCCGGTACGAAATCCATAGTCATAGCCGCCGCCAAACTCACCTTTAAATATTCAGGAGAACTTCCTATAATGTCGGTATTTTCTTTATTTTCACTACATCCGCAGTTAAAATCCAAATTTTTTGCCGCCTCTTCCGCCGTATATCCGGTTATTCCGTTCATATTTTTACTTCCTCCGTTTTCTTTTTTATTGCAATAACGAATTATTTTATTGCATTATCCGCAGTTATCTGCCGCCCGTTAAAAATTTTAAATAAAACGCGCGCGCCGAGCGTAGTTTCTCCATTAAACTTGCCTTCGTAAGCATCTCTTTCTTTTTTATACTTATAGCATAACGGAGAAGAAATATCGATCAACAGAGCTTTTATACCGCTGTTTTTAAACGCTTCGTTTCTTTTTATATAAAATTCTTTGCAACAGAAACCGATATAAGATTTAATACCTTTTATTTTCAACTCTTTTAAAGTTTCTACTAAATTTTCGTAACTTATAACGGTTTTTGGAATAATTCCGTATTTTTCCGCAAATTTATAAGCAATGCCGGTTTCGCATTCGCCGCATGCAATACATTTATCCTTGTTTCGAAACTCGCAGTCCGGTTTTTTTGCGCAATATGGGAGCAAAATATATTCCGCAGAAGAAATATCTTCCGCATTCATTCCGTTTACGAATGTAAATCTAGATAAATCTTCTTCTTTTAGTCCGGCGTTTTTAAGAAATTGAACTTTATTTATTATTTGAACTATTATATTGAAAAAATCTTCTTTCTTTACGTTGCGAAATTCAGGCTTAAATTTTTCAAAATAATCGTCTATTTTAAATATCGCTTCATTAAGAGGAACGTCTTTAAGACAGCTTTCTAAATCATTAACCGTCCTTGCCGGCGAAACGAAAAAATCACCAGTAAAATATATATATTTTAATAAATTTCTTTTTTCGTCCACCTTTGCGAAGGTTTTAAAAATTCCTCCTCCGCATTTATATATTTCGGAAATTATTTTTGTTTCCGCGGGGTCGAAATCTTTTGAATAAATCCATTCTTCGGACGAATAGAAAGAGCGGTTTTCATTTAAAAAATCTTCTTCTTTCTTAGAAATTGCAGATTCATAAAAATCTAAATTTAAATGTTCCTTGAAGCCTTCTAGGACGGCAGATTTTATAGTATCTAAATCCGGTATATACCCTAAAATATTTTTGACGGAAATTACCCTTGATAAAATAGAATCAAAATTTTTAGCCGTCAGTTTTTCTATGGGTATTTTTAAGGATTTTACCATATTTTCAGGATTAAAATCCAAGAGAAGCGTTCCCTGAAAAAAATAAACAGAAGACTCGTAAGTTCCGCCCGTTCCGGATATTTTGCGCCCTTCGACTTCTATATCGTTTCTCGGTCTGAATTCCGCATTTATACCAAGCTTTTTCATTCCTTTAGAAAAAGCAGTACATATATTTTCGGTTAAAGCATCTAAATTTTTAATTTTGATGCTTTTAGCCGAAAAAACAAGTTCCCATCCAAGCTGGGTTTCGTCGAAATATATAGCCCCGCCTCCGGTAATCCTTCTGCCGACTGCTATGTTTTTTTCTTTGCAGTAATCTAATCTTATTTCGCTGAATACGGATTGATGATAACCGGTCAAAACGCAGGGTTCGAATCTTAAAAAACGGAAAGTGTCTTCTATTAACCCTTCTTTTCTTAATTCTATCAGGGCTTTATCCATGCATATATTGTAAGAAAAATCTTTTAAGCCCGTGTCTATAACTCTAAACATATGCGGTAAATGATTTGATATACCTATAAAAAGATATCAGATTAATTTTACGTAAAATCTTTTTATATTTAATTGTTTCTTTTCGAATGCGAGAAATAAAATCTGATGCCTTTTTCTTTATATTTTATATGCTTGCATATTAATATCTAATTACCGGTTTTTATTACAGGCAAAGCCGATTCCGAAAAAATTAAAGAACAGCAGACCTCTGAAAACTTAGGTTTTAAACCTAAGTTTACGCTGAAAGGAATTATTCCTTCCGAGGGATAAGCTATGCCGTTTAAACCGGCTTTTACGGCAAGTTCTTCTATTTTAAACTTGCTCAATCCGTAAGGCCTTTCGCATCCTAAAAGAATAGGAGTTTTAATGAATTTTTTCCGCGCATATAAAAAAACCTCTCCTATTTCTTCTGCGGCCGGCGGGACTATGTTTTCCATTTTCGTATTTTGCATAGGCATAAAACCTACAAGTACAAGCGACGATATATCGTAATTAGATATAATATCTATCGCATTAAATTCTCCTGCTATTATGCCGTGTTTAAGCCCTATTACTACGTGTGGCGAACATGGAATTTTCCTGTCGGATAAATATTTTAAAGAATTTTCGTAGTCTTTAACTTCTGCATTAAGATGGTAAATTTTACGTATCGTATCTTCTTCGCCGATAATATCGAGCATGGCGGAATCAACTCCGGCTTCCAAAAGTCCGTCGGCTATCTCTTCGGTGATTAGTCCGCAATGCACTATTACTTTGAGATTTAACTCGGATTTTATCTTTTTAACGGTTTTTATATAAGGAAGAATATCAACTATACCCCTGCTGTTAGAACCGCCGCTAAGGAGAAAACCCAATCCCCCCGACTTATAAATAGCATTAGCTCTTGCAAACAGTTCGTCCGGAGTTAATGCAGGAGCCATAGATTTTAAAATTTCCGCATTGCAGTGTTCGCATTTTAAAGAACACGAACCTCCCGTAATCGAAAAAGGAGGAAAAGAGTCCGATTTTGTATTTTTAAAATCTTCCGTTTCGTAAGATTTTATACTTGGGGCATAAAAATTTATTTCCGAATCGAAATATATTTTTCTTATTTCAAAACCTTTTGCGTATTCTTCGTCAATATTTTCGTTATATTCATAAAAACTCATACTTATCTCTTTTTGCAGATTATATCTTCCTTTTCAAGCTTTTTAACATAGGCTTTAACGGCTTCTTCGCCGAAAGGAAGAGAGTTTAAGTCGGAAACGGACTCCGGAAGAGGTTTTAACTTTACTATCCATCCTTTTCCGTACGGATCAACATTTATAATATGAGAATCGTTTTCGAGCTCCTTATTTACCTCTGTTATTTCGCCGGCAAAAGGCATAGGAAAAGGACCTACGTATTTTCCGCTTTCTATGGTAGCGGCGCTTTTTCCTTTTTTGATAATTTTTCCGACTGCCTTAACGTCTGCGTAAAGAATCTTACCCGCCAAAGACTGCGCAGGATCCGTCATTCCGAAAGTAAAAGTTCCGTCATTGTTTTTTCGACCCCAAACCTGATTCTCAATATCGTAATAGAGATCATCCGGTAAATTACATTCGTTAAAAATAGACATTTATATACTCCAATTTTTTTACAAATTTATTTTATTCGCATTTAATTCCGTCGGCTTCAATTTTTTTCTTGTATGCTTCTACCGCTTCTTTTCCGGTAAGCAGATTTTTTTTGTCTGCTTCTATGTTGTCGGCTTTAATCTTGCATACCCATCCTTTGCCGTAAGGGTCGGAATTTATTAAGGATACGGTTTTAACCGCCTCATCGTTTATTTCCGTTATTTCTCCTGAAAACGGAGCGGGGACGGGCCCGACGTATTTTCCGCTTTCTACCGTTGCGACCGACTTAAGCTGTGCTATCTTTTGGCCGACTTTTTTAGGAGTAAGGTATAAAAGTTTACCGGCTAAGCTTTGAGCTACGCTCGTCATTCCGACGGTCACTATTCCGTCGTCGCCTAATTTCCCCCAAACGTGTTTTTCTACGCTGTAGTATAAATCCTCCGGAATATCGCATCCGTTAATCTTGGACGGCATAATAAATTCCTCCTTAATTTTAATTTAAATAAATTGCGTTTAATTTAATTAAATATATAATACTACAATTTTCTATTATTCTCAAGTATACCTTTAATCCTGCAATAAAACAACAAAAACCCTCTTATATACAGAAAAAGGTGTCAGATTAATTTTACGCAACATCTTTTATCGTTAATTGTTTCTTTTCGTATGCTTAAAATAAAATCTGACACCTTTTTCTGACGCTTTGATAGTATTTTTACAAAGAATCGCCGTAAAAATCTTTTACCGTTTTTTTCCAATCTTTACCTTCTTTTAAAATTTCCGAAAAAATTTCTTCGGCCGGAAGATGGTTGTTTTTTAAATAGTTTTTCCATAAATCTATAAATAATTTTTTCTTAAGCCTCAAAGAATCAACGGAAAGGTTCCTGAAATTTTCTATAAATCCGTTAACGCCTTTTTCAAAATTTTCCTCGCTAAAATAATCGGATATAAAATTAAACCTGAACATATCGTCTGCCGAATATATTTTAGAACTTAACAAAATTTCTTTAGTTTTCTGCACTCCTATCAAAAAAGACAGCCTTAAAATAATATGGGATGGATACAATATGCCGTATTTAGAAGACAAATCCGCAAAAGAAGCTTTTTCCCCTGCAAGCCTGAAATCGCACGAAGAAACTATATCGAGTCCTATACCGCTAACGGCGCCGTTTATAATGCATATGACGGGCACTGCCGACTCGTAAATATGTTTAGTCAATACGTTAAGAAGAGTCACGTAATATCTTGCGCCTTCCCTGTCTAATCCCGCTATTTCTTTAATTTCCGGTCCGGTAGCAAAATAATCGGGGTTAGCACTTTTAATCACAATAGCCTTTAAATCTATTTCTTTTTCTAAATTAGATTCTAATATTTTTATAAGTTCGTTTATTTCGGCGATATTAAATGAATTTTTACCGCCTAAATCCAAATCTATCTCTGCAATACAGCTGTTAGCGCAATTAAATTGTATAGGCATAATAATAACCTCGATGTTTTAAAATAATATTTAATTTAATTTTACATATATTTCAAAAATTTAATATTTTACAGATTATCGTGAATATCTTCTTTATGCCACCTTCTCCCTTCTATCATATAATAGAGCACGGGAATAACGATAAGCGTAAGCGTAGTGGAAGCAATCATTCCGAAAATAAGCGCCCATGCCAGACCGTTCCAAACCGGATCCGTTACCAATATAGCCGAACCGAATACTACTGCAAGGGCAGT
Coding sequences within:
- a CDS encoding glycine cleavage system protein H; translation: MSIFNECNLPDDLYYDIENQVWGRKNNDGTFTFGMTDPAQSLAGKILYADVKAVGKIIKKGKSAATIESGKYVGPFPMPFAGEITEVNKELENDSHIINVDPYGKGWIVKLKPLPESVSDLNSLPFGEEAVKAYVKKLEKEDIICKKR
- the gcvH gene encoding glycine cleavage system protein GcvH, with protein sequence MPSKINGCDIPEDLYYSVEKHVWGKLGDDGIVTVGMTSVAQSLAGKLLYLTPKKVGQKIAQLKSVATVESGKYVGPVPAPFSGEITEINDEAVKTVSLINSDPYGKGWVCKIKADNIEADKKNLLTGKEAVEAYKKKIEADGIKCE
- a CDS encoding radical SAM protein encodes the protein MSFYEYNENIDEEYAKGFEIRKIYFDSEINFYAPSIKSYETEDFKNTKSDSFPPFSITGGSCSLKCEHCNAEILKSMAPALTPDELFARANAIYKSGGLGFLLSGGSNSRGIVDILPYIKTVKKIKSELNLKVIVHCGLITEEIADGLLEAGVDSAMLDIIGEEDTIRKIYHLNAEVKDYENSLKYLSDRKIPCSPHVVIGLKHGIIAGEFNAIDIISNYDISSLVLVGFMPMQNTKMENIVPPAAEEIGEVFLYARKKFIKTPILLGCERPYGLSKFKIEELAVKAGLNGIAYPSEGIIPFSVNLGLKPKFSEVCCSLIFSESALPVIKTGN
- a CDS encoding enoyl-CoA hydratase/isomerase family protein; this encodes MPIQFNCANSCIAEIDLDLGGKNSFNIAEINELIKILESNLEKEIDLKAIVIKSANPDYFATGPEIKEIAGLDREGARYYVTLLNVLTKHIYESAVPVICIINGAVSGIGLDIVSSCDFRLAGEKASFADLSSKYGILYPSHIILRLSFLIGVQKTKEILLSSKIYSADDMFRFNFISDYFSEENFEKGVNGFIENFRNLSVDSLRLKKKLFIDLWKNYLKNNHLPAEEIFSEILKEGKDWKKTVKDFYGDSL
- a CDS encoding DUF116 domain-containing protein, which encodes MFRVIDTGLKDFSYNICMDKALIELRKEGLIEDTFRFLRFEPCVLTGYHQSVFSEIRLDYCKEKNIAVGRRITGGGAIYFDETQLGWELVFSAKSIKIKNLDALTENICTAFSKGMKKLGINAEFRPRNDIEVEGRKISGTGGTYESSVYFFQGTLLLDFNPENMVKSLKIPIEKLTAKNFDSILSRVISVKNILGYIPDLDTIKSAVLEGFKEHLNLDFYESAISKKEEDFLNENRSFYSSEEWIYSKDFDPAETKIISEIYKCGGGIFKTFAKVDEKRNLLKYIYFTGDFFVSPARTVNDLESCLKDVPLNEAIFKIDDYFEKFKPEFRNVKKEDFFNIIVQIINKVQFLKNAGLKEEDLSRFTFVNGMNAEDISSAEYILLPYCAKKPDCEFRNKDKCIACGECETGIAYKFAEKYGIIPKTVISYENLVETLKELKIKGIKSYIGFCCKEFYIKRNEAFKNSGIKALLIDISSPLCYKYKKERDAYEGKFNGETTLGARVLFKIFNGRQITADNAIK
- a CDS encoding radical SAM protein, with the protein product MNGITGYTAEEAAKNLDFNCGCSENKENTDIIGSSPEYLKVSLAAAMTMDFVPGIFYRNACLHCINVLLTYEEGCRANCAYCGLQKSREGGYNDKSFIRVDWPAFKTDDIIESTLKKKKIVDRICISMITHEKAKDDTFTILRRFSGELHCPVSILMTPTILKHGDIDRFKEYGADMVTVALDAATPELFDEYRGRGVGGPHRWEKYNDILKYSVSVFGKNKVGCHLVVGLGETEKEMAERIQSVRDKGARSHLFSFYQEKGSKLENHPQCPAGQYRRIQVARHIIDYDLGRADDMKFDESGKIIDFGIPFKNIAEIVERGAAFQTTGCPGRTEISACNRPFGDSSPKNIRSFPFELNAVDVNRVRKELLEY